A window from gamma proteobacterium SS-5 encodes these proteins:
- a CDS encoding TSUP family transporter produces the protein MHKEEFQLAPNNFVFCDKRWRLAAGLLGTAVLLTFLWALYLLGISLEQYRLDDYSISHHPAHVTHGTAGLTPVAGELAALQQKIMPALVHVHGMGQIRRAQGGVPNMLGSGVIVHPSGYVVTAAHAVANHPRLIIDVATANGPKRYPARLIKLDPERNLALLKLRTQERFLFLKLADTRQMQPGEPLYAFGYGLRSSVIGKQGSLLQRGLMLQTADRNLSRLFQTDAVYSWEQTGGALVTGQAQLAGVNLALNANGQTLGYAIPSFQIDQAFGDELALASATSAQVTQMAAWPSLGISVAATGNSPNPSANPSPGADPAAADLEHANSFTISGQTVESAVGLALLGLASGIVGGLVTMGGGIFLVSGMLIFFGYGMALIRPVSFITNVFTYGAASIKNRAAGLIMWDRVLPLIPWAVAGVILGYMVGSKLDDQVIAYLLGFFALLMAAKTLHEIFHDEEDMQIVFEQKGDLDPGERVSDREALGEILEGIQDSGADDQAKAPAAKGRSDLLSNGVLGVPMGLVSGLLGISGGVIEVPLQRHLANISLQNAIANSSVMVFWASLAAAVVALVHGSSIGAFEWQKVLGIALVMIPSSYIGGMLGAKMLPHLPTHKLRWVYVALMLLIGVRMLFGQ, from the coding sequence ATGCACAAAGAAGAATTTCAACTGGCACCAAACAACTTTGTCTTCTGTGACAAACGCTGGCGCCTGGCCGCCGGGCTGCTGGGCACGGCGGTATTGCTGACCTTTCTGTGGGCGCTGTATCTGCTCGGTATCTCCCTGGAGCAGTATCGGCTGGACGACTACAGCATCAGCCACCACCCGGCCCATGTCACCCACGGCACCGCCGGCCTGACCCCGGTGGCCGGCGAGCTGGCCGCCCTGCAACAGAAGATCATGCCGGCCCTGGTGCATGTGCACGGCATGGGCCAGATCCGGCGCGCCCAGGGCGGCGTGCCCAACATGCTCGGCTCCGGGGTGATCGTCCACCCGTCCGGTTATGTGGTGACCGCCGCCCATGCCGTGGCCAATCATCCCAGGCTGATCATCGATGTGGCTACCGCCAATGGCCCCAAGCGCTATCCGGCGCGGCTGATCAAGCTGGACCCGGAGCGCAACCTGGCCCTGCTCAAACTGCGTACCCAGGAGCGCTTCCTGTTCCTCAAGCTGGCGGATACCCGCCAGATGCAGCCGGGCGAACCCCTCTACGCCTTTGGCTACGGCCTGCGCAGCTCGGTGATCGGCAAACAGGGCAGCCTGCTACAGCGCGGCCTGATGCTGCAAACGGCCGACCGCAACCTGTCACGCCTGTTCCAGACCGATGCGGTCTATTCCTGGGAGCAGACCGGCGGTGCCCTGGTCACCGGCCAGGCGCAACTGGCCGGGGTCAACCTGGCGCTGAACGCCAACGGTCAGACCCTGGGCTATGCCATCCCCTCCTTCCAGATAGACCAGGCCTTTGGCGATGAACTGGCCCTGGCCTCGGCCACCTCGGCCCAGGTGACCCAGATGGCCGCCTGGCCCTCGCTCGGCATCAGCGTGGCGGCCACCGGCAACAGCCCCAACCCCAGCGCCAATCCCAGCCCCGGCGCGGACCCGGCAGCGGCGGACCTGGAACACGCGAACAGCTTCACCATCTCCGGTCAGACGGTAGAATCGGCCGTTGGCCTGGCCCTGCTCGGCCTGGCCTCGGGCATAGTCGGCGGGCTGGTGACCATGGGCGGCGGCATCTTCCTGGTCAGCGGCATGCTCATCTTCTTCGGTTACGGCATGGCCCTGATCCGGCCGGTGTCTTTCATCACCAATGTCTTCACCTACGGCGCGGCCAGCATCAAGAACCGCGCCGCCGGGTTGATCATGTGGGATCGGGTGCTGCCGCTGATCCCCTGGGCCGTGGCCGGCGTCATCCTCGGCTATATGGTAGGCTCCAAGCTGGACGACCAGGTCATCGCCTACCTGCTGGGCTTTTTTGCCCTGCTGATGGCGGCCAAGACCCTGCATGAGATCTTCCACGACGAGGAAGACATGCAGATCGTGTTCGAGCAGAAGGGCGACCTGGACCCCGGCGAGCGGGTCAGTGATCGTGAGGCCCTGGGCGAGATCCTGGAGGGTATTCAGGACTCCGGGGCGGATGATCAGGCCAAGGCACCTGCCGCCAAGGGCCGCTCGGATCTTCTCAGCAACGGCGTGCTGGGCGTGCCCATGGGCCTGGTCAGCGGCCTGTTGGGGATCAGCGGCGGCGTCATCGAGGTGCCCTTGCAGCGGCACCTGGCCAATATCTCCCTGCAGAACGCCATAGCCAACAGCTCGGTGATGGTGTTCTGGGCCTCCCTGGCGGCGGCCGTGGTGGCCTTGGTACATGGCAGCAGCATAGGTGCCTTCGAGTGGCAGAAGGTGCTGGGCATCGCCCTGGTGATGATCCCCAGCTCCTACATCGGCGGCATGTTGGGGGCCAAGATGCTGCCTCACCTGCCCACCCATAAGCTGAGGTGGGTCTATGTGGCGCTGATGCTGTTGATCGGCGTGCGTATGCTGTTTGGTCAATGA
- a CDS encoding tetratricopeptide repeat protein: protein MNIKMDLFDLLGLYARAGVNIASQLSSRIVQGFQQVFVIDDALKYNYFRDKGIAHAKSRRYRQAMTLLEQLYEIDPEDAEVALYLGVSLMKTGQREEGLKLLEKASAAFPDNTRIATILTLAYSQDEDYAKALPLLKRMADADPEDAQLHYRLGEAAHKTGNNKLAMEALNRACELNQRDRKSANLLGRIYEAEGMADEAAEQFKRVADLEAAQAE, encoded by the coding sequence ATGAACATCAAAATGGACCTCTTCGATCTGCTCGGCCTCTATGCCAGGGCCGGGGTGAATATTGCCAGCCAGCTCAGCAGCAGGATAGTGCAGGGCTTTCAGCAGGTCTTTGTCATCGACGATGCGCTTAAGTACAACTACTTCCGCGACAAGGGCATAGCCCACGCCAAGTCACGCCGCTATCGCCAGGCGATGACGCTGTTAGAGCAGCTGTATGAGATTGACCCGGAGGACGCCGAGGTGGCGCTCTATCTGGGCGTCAGCCTGATGAAGACCGGCCAGCGCGAGGAGGGCCTGAAGCTGCTGGAAAAGGCCAGCGCGGCCTTCCCGGACAATACCCGCATCGCCACCATACTGACCCTGGCCTACAGCCAGGACGAGGACTATGCCAAGGCCCTGCCCCTGCTCAAGCGCATGGCCGATGCCGATCCCGAGGATGCCCAGCTGCACTATCGGCTGGGCGAGGCCGCGCACAAGACGGGCAACAACAAGCTGGCCATGGAGGCACTGAATCGAGCCTGTGAACTCAATCAGCGCGACCGCAAGAGCGCCAACCTGTTGGGCCGCATCTATGAGGCCGAGGGTATGGCCGACGAGGCGGCGGAGCAGTTCAAGCGGGTGGCCGATCTGGAAGCGGCGCAGGCCGAGTGA
- a CDS encoding LemA family protein gives MASEFDKKERMRNSRERLRELYHDEVSPGFRVPRMAAAKTLLVLSLLTLLLFSATLLFKFNYFITIQEVVLAKRGHLEGAYQRRSNLFENLLKLTLNHAALEHEVFSHVADVRKDIIKKLELPPEVQQAVVANLESRQNPSFSDISKALQGMTSGNLETSIGRLLGVVEQYPDIKSSETYKQMMDSLMIIEDRIAERRMEYQESIRQFNREISQFPWYILAKATGFKRFDYFYAERGAHIRPQIHADIFEQLLPMVRLGEGAGGHGVPQGETLAPPQDDPYKRLRKDENSRLEPIHERALEQPGLRTLETDEASGVSEDPAQGSE, from the coding sequence ATGGCCAGTGAATTCGACAAAAAGGAGCGTATGCGCAACAGCCGCGAGCGGTTGCGCGAGCTGTATCACGACGAGGTCAGTCCCGGCTTCCGGGTGCCGCGCATGGCTGCGGCCAAGACCCTGCTGGTACTCAGCCTGCTCACCCTGCTGTTGTTCTCGGCCACCCTGCTGTTCAAGTTCAACTACTTCATCACCATCCAGGAGGTGGTGCTGGCCAAACGCGGTCACCTGGAGGGGGCCTACCAGCGCCGCTCCAACCTGTTTGAAAACCTGCTCAAGCTGACCCTCAATCACGCCGCCCTGGAGCACGAGGTGTTCTCCCACGTGGCCGACGTGCGCAAGGACATCATCAAAAAGCTGGAGCTGCCGCCAGAGGTACAGCAGGCCGTGGTGGCCAATCTGGAGAGTCGCCAGAATCCCAGCTTCTCGGACATCTCCAAGGCCCTGCAGGGGATGACCTCGGGCAACCTGGAGACCTCCATCGGCCGCCTGCTCGGCGTGGTGGAGCAGTATCCGGACATCAAGTCCTCGGAGACCTATAAGCAGATGATGGACTCGCTGATGATCATCGAGGACCGCATCGCCGAGCGGCGCATGGAGTATCAGGAATCCATCCGTCAGTTCAACCGGGAGATCTCGCAATTTCCCTGGTATATCCTGGCCAAGGCCACCGGCTTCAAGCGTTTCGACTACTTCTATGCCGAGCGTGGGGCGCATATACGGCCGCAGATCCATGCCGACATCTTCGAGCAGCTGTTGCCCATGGTGCGCCTGGGTGAGGGGGCTGGCGGTCATGGCGTGCCCCAGGGCGAAACCCTGGCCCCGCCGCAGGATGACCCCTACAAACGCCTGCGCAAGGATGAGAACTCCAGGCTGGAGCCGATCCATGAGCGGGCGCTGGAGCAACCGGGCCTGCGCACCCTGGAGACCGATGAGGCCAGTGGCGTCAGCGAGGACCCGGCACAGGGAAGCGAGTAG
- a CDS encoding helix-turn-helix domain-containing protein produces the protein MFWTSIARLLTALHLTYALKNLTDQGRRERCEINPNRIYNSKEVARLLEMERRDVLRLITQGALKARLVNGNYRVSGQCILEYLKNEV, from the coding sequence ATGTTCTGGACCTCCATTGCCCGCCTGCTCACGGCCCTGCACCTGACCTATGCGCTCAAGAACCTGACCGATCAGGGGCGGCGTGAGCGGTGCGAGATCAACCCCAACCGCATCTATAACAGCAAGGAGGTGGCGCGGTTATTGGAGATGGAACGCAGGGACGTGTTGCGTTTGATTACCCAGGGGGCGCTCAAGGCGCGATTGGTAAATGGCAACTACCGCGTGAGCGGACAATGCATCCTAGAGTATCTGAAAAATGAAGTTTGA
- the mamB gene encoding magnetosome biogenesis CDF transporter MamB, giving the protein MKFEHCKECRNEVVWWAFFVNIAQMTYKGLLGVMTGSAALIADAMHSGADVVASSVTMASLKISAKPADERHPYGYGNIQFISSSIVGLILILGAIYLIYESFMAILAGEISAPNVAAVLGAALSALTNELMYRYQSCVATENNSPAIMANAWDNRSDALSSLAVLVGILVAVMGFPIADNLAAIAVGFMVVRIGVELNTDAISGLMDSSIEIEDLKEVYDLVNEIDGVEGIAYLRGRNVGEDLHVEINIKVNRNLSVAESDQISDWVTEKIEYEVGHVKDVLVLLTPVEVVGKKKPRVIPDPA; this is encoded by the coding sequence ATGAAGTTTGAACATTGCAAAGAGTGTCGCAACGAGGTGGTCTGGTGGGCCTTCTTCGTCAACATTGCGCAGATGACCTACAAGGGGCTGCTTGGCGTCATGACCGGCAGCGCGGCCCTGATTGCCGACGCCATGCACTCGGGTGCCGACGTGGTGGCCAGCAGCGTGACCATGGCCAGCCTGAAGATCTCCGCCAAACCGGCCGATGAGCGCCACCCCTACGGCTATGGCAACATCCAGTTCATCTCCTCGTCCATCGTGGGTCTGATCCTGATCCTGGGGGCCATCTATCTGATCTATGAATCCTTCATGGCGATTCTCGCCGGTGAAATCAGCGCCCCCAACGTGGCTGCGGTGCTCGGCGCGGCCCTGTCCGCCCTGACCAACGAGCTGATGTACCGTTACCAAAGCTGCGTGGCCACCGAGAACAACAGCCCGGCGATCATGGCCAACGCCTGGGACAACCGCTCCGATGCCCTGTCCTCCCTGGCCGTGCTGGTGGGCATACTGGTGGCGGTGATGGGCTTCCCCATCGCCGACAACTTGGCCGCCATCGCCGTCGGCTTCATGGTGGTGCGCATCGGCGTGGAACTGAACACCGATGCCATCAGTGGCCTGATGGATTCTTCCATCGAGATCGAAGACCTCAAGGAGGTCTATGACCTGGTCAACGAGATCGACGGCGTCGAGGGCATCGCCTATCTGCGCGGACGCAACGTGGGTGAAGACCTGCATGTGGAGATCAACATCAAGGTCAACCGTAACCTCAGCGTGGCCGAGTCAGACCAGATCAGCGACTGGGTCACGGAGAAGATCGAATACGAGGTCGGTCACGTCAAGGACGTGCTGGTGCTGCTCACCCCGGTAGAGGTGGTCGGCAAGAAGAAACCCCGGGTAATCCCCGATCCTGCCTAG
- a CDS encoding magnetochrome domain-containing protein, giving the protein MNWNPKTLRRNAGWLALGLVVLGFALFWVREFQDVSVRALNNAYDGRLPKPTEPSLFDPLKEILAPPQTRPMRISHIPSINMGQKLPHPYVGPCTNCHLLEGGPAAGSQAKTPVGAILEELSRDVGKLGPNITPSSERPHPPAGRCIKCHDIIVQVPVEKSNFIWQ; this is encoded by the coding sequence ATGAACTGGAACCCCAAAACCCTGCGCAGAAACGCCGGCTGGCTGGCCCTGGGCCTGGTGGTGCTGGGTTTCGCCCTGTTCTGGGTGCGTGAGTTTCAGGACGTCTCCGTGCGCGCCCTGAACAACGCCTACGACGGCCGCCTGCCCAAGCCCACCGAGCCCAGCCTGTTCGACCCGCTCAAGGAGATCCTGGCACCGCCCCAGACCCGGCCCATGCGCATCAGCCACATACCCAGCATCAACATGGGCCAGAAACTGCCGCACCCCTATGTTGGCCCCTGCACCAACTGCCACCTGCTGGAGGGCGGCCCGGCGGCGGGCAGCCAGGCCAAGACCCCGGTGGGTGCCATTCTGGAGGAGCTGAGCCGGGACGTAGGCAAGCTTGGCCCCAATATCACCCCCAGCTCAGAGCGCCCCCATCCCCCGGCCGGACGCTGCATCAAGTGCCACGACATCATCGTCCAGGTGCCGGTGGAGAAAAGCAACTTCATCTGGCAATAG